The genomic interval CCTTATTGAGATCACAGCAGATATTCTTAAAAAAACAGATACCAACGGAAAGAAGCTTATCAATGTAATATCTGATTGGGCTAAATCTAAAGGAACCGGAAAATGGACCTCACAAAATGCGATGGACCTGCAGGTGCCCCTGCCTACGGTAGATGCTGCCGTGGCCATGCGTGATATGTCCAAAAACAAACCCGAAAGAATTCTTGCTGCCCAGAAATTGGTTTGGAATACACCGAAAAGCACTACAGATCTGCCTTTGTTGATTGAAGAACTTAAGGGAGCTTTGCATTTTTCCATATTAATTACCTATGCGCAGGGACTGGCATTGCTGACCACGGCCTCACAAGAATACAAGTACGGGCTGAACCTTGAAACAGTTACAAAAATCTGGCGTGGCGGCTGCATAATCCGTGCCGCAGTTCTGGAAGATTTCAGACTGGCCTATTTGAGAAATCCGGAGCTTCAAAATATACTCCTTGATGACAATATAGCCTCATCACTGAATGATAATCAGATCAGCATCCGAAATACCATACAATCAGCAGTTCAAAAAGGCATTCCTATTGCCGGGCTCATGAACTCATTGGCCTATTTCGATGCTTACAGATCAGAGTATCTGCCTACAAACCTTATACAGGGACAACGCGACTACTTTGGGGCACATACGTACGAACGTACTGATCGTCCGGGTATATTCCACACGCAGTGGAATGACTAAATTTTAAACGCAGCAAAATGAATAACGTCAATACTATAAAGCCAGCCATCATAATTGTTTTTGGAGCAACCGGTGATCTGGCTAAAAGAAAGCTTTTCCCGGCTTTTTACAACCTTTACCTTGATGGCCGTATGCCGGAAGAATTTAAGATCATTGCATTGGGAAGGGCCGAAAGCTCCGATGAGCAGTTCCGCGCCTATGTCAATGAAAACCTGACAGCGTTTTCCAGAAATAAAATAGATTCCCCGGAAAATTATCAGCAATTCGCTTCCCATATCACCTATCTCCAGAATGATATTAATCAGCAGGAATCTTATCAGGCCTTAAAGCAAGACATAGATCAGACAGACAAGGCATTTGGCAAGCGCGCCAACAGGCTTTTTTACCTTTCCATTGCGCCATCTTTTATCGCGGCGATATCAAATAACATCAAGAAATTAGACCTGGCTTCCAATGCTGACCAGGACCGCATTATTGTTGAAAAACCTTTCGGTTACAATAAAAGTTCAGCCGTGCAGTTAAACAAGCTATTGTCGCAGACTTTCAAGGAAGAACAGATATACCGCATAGATCATTATCTGGGTAAGGAAACAGTCCAGAATATCCTGGCTTTCCGCTTTGGCAATTCCATGTTTGAGCCTCTGTGGAACCGCAACTTCATTGATTCTGTTCAAATCACCGTTGCAGAAGAAGTCGGGGTTGAAGATCGAGGCGGCTTTTATGAGGATGCCGGTGCATTAAAAGATATGATACAAAACCACCTGATGCAGATTTTGACTATGGTG from Flavobacterium sp. YJ01 carries:
- the gndA gene encoding NADP-dependent phosphogluconate dehydrogenase gives rise to the protein MNNTFDFGIVGLGVMGRNLLLNMADQKFAVAGLDLDTEKVLSLTKQADAQQLIKATTEVQEFVSLIKQPRAIMLLVPAGKPVDNAIENLLPYLDKGDILIDGGNTYFTDTDRRFTELSSKGIHFFGMGISGGEKGARFGPSLMPGGDRKAYERLRPVFEAIAAKVDGEPCVAYLGNGSAGNYVKMAHNGIEYGIMQLISEIYDLMKRGCNMDDDTIQKTFEDWNGTELQSYLIEITADILKKTDTNGKKLINVISDWAKSKGTGKWTSQNAMDLQVPLPTVDAAVAMRDMSKNKPERILAAQKLVWNTPKSTTDLPLLIEELKGALHFSILITYAQGLALLTTASQEYKYGLNLETVTKIWRGGCIIRAAVLEDFRLAYLRNPELQNILLDDNIASSLNDNQISIRNTIQSAVQKGIPIAGLMNSLAYFDAYRSEYLPTNLIQGQRDYFGAHTYERTDRPGIFHTQWND
- the zwf gene encoding glucose-6-phosphate dehydrogenase — translated: MNNVNTIKPAIIIVFGATGDLAKRKLFPAFYNLYLDGRMPEEFKIIALGRAESSDEQFRAYVNENLTAFSRNKIDSPENYQQFASHITYLQNDINQQESYQALKQDIDQTDKAFGKRANRLFYLSIAPSFIAAISNNIKKLDLASNADQDRIIVEKPFGYNKSSAVQLNKLLSQTFKEEQIYRIDHYLGKETVQNILAFRFGNSMFEPLWNRNFIDSVQITVAEEVGVEDRGGFYEDAGALKDMIQNHLMQILTMVAMEAPTSLQADEIRNRKADVLKSIRRITPQEVEHYTVRGQYDNGAIKGKSVKGYLQENGVAHNSATETFVAMKFYLDNWRWQGVPFYVRTGKRMKEKQSSVVIQFRPVPHSTFSFGKEGLMPNRLIINIQPAMDIRLQFMTKKPGLSLSLKPAEMVFDYFSCSAKSPEAYETLILDALLGDPTLFMRSDQVEEAWDVVTTIQQAWENDKFLNLHKYEAGSWGPQQADALLARQGHAWISNTCNEVKEKVTDDQYF